A genome region from Arachis duranensis cultivar V14167 chromosome 6, aradu.V14167.gnm2.J7QH, whole genome shotgun sequence includes the following:
- the LOC107491795 gene encoding uncharacterized protein LOC107491795 translates to MGREVAGIHMVGKKPNGLEASDGNLSDNSSVKVSPNIAAMDREKNESYESLSFSEKKKLFAAKATMLRTESFKEKNEKFDDNNKAAFHEKKEFFKAKATMARTESFKEKNEKFDDNNKAAFHEKKDFFNAKIANSKSLSPKEKDEKFEAPKSGDDNKSAFFEKKDVFNAKIIATTESPKVKNEKSEVQKMGDDNKAAFYEKKEFFNAKTAASKTESPKEKNEKIEVQKTGEDDNNPAFHEKKDFFNAKISTLKTESPKEKNEKSEVKKIVDDDNATAFHEKKDFFNAKIKTESPKEKNEKSEVKKIVDDDNATAFHEKKDFFNAKIATVKTESPKEKNEKSEVKKVVDDDNATAFHEKKDFFNAKIATVKTESPKEKNEKTEVKKIVDDDNAAAVLEKKDFFNAQITNLKTESPKDKIEKPEVQKSGDDNNIVAFHEQKDFPNVKVATLKIESPRDKSQKSEIQKQISSSVPQPYEQTTERHVTHTQTMDLSPKPNDLNLLSPKITVVIDSPNSSKNSQPNSPFSSKKALLRDGKKHRDDEDSSSSTSPNSVKSTGSMRTFRSKVTVGTAPTFKCPERAEKRREFYQKLEERQRAREEERKQYEARKKAKEEAALKELRKKLVIRAKPVPSFYYENPPPKRELKKSPLTRPKSPNLTKVSRRRSCGDALTAHPEICSRAARSIGSKRPITRHNSNDAASKINY, encoded by the exons ATGGGGAGGGAAGTTGCAGGCATACATATGGTAGGCAAGAAGCCGAATGGTTTGGAAGCTTCAGATGGAAATTTAAGTGATAACAGTAGTGTGAAGGTTTCTCCCAATATTGCAGCAATGGATCGTGAGAAAAATGAATCTTATGAATCTCTTTCATTTAGTGAGAAGAAGAAGCTTTTCGCTGCTAAAGCCACTATGTTAAGAACTGAATCTTTCAAGGAGAAGAACGAGAAGTTCGACGACAATAATAAAGCAGCATTTCATGAGAAGAAGGAATTTTTCAAAGCTAAAGCCACTATGGCAAGGACTGAATCCTTCAAGGAGAAGAACGAGAAATTCGATGACAATAATAAAGCAGCATTCCATGAAAAGAAGGATTTTTTCAATGCTAAAATCGCCAATTCAAAATCGTTGTCGCCTAAAGAAAAAGACGAGAAATTTGAAGCGCCAAAGAGTGGAGATGATAACAAATCAGCGTTTTTTGAGAAGAAAGATGTTTTTAATGCCAAGATTATTGCTACTACTGAATCGCCCAAAGTGAAGAATGAAAAATCCGAAGTACAAAAGATGGGAGATGATAATAAAGCAGCATTTTATGAGAAGAAAGAATTTTTCAATGCTAAAACTGCTGCCTCAAAGACTGAATCGCCAAAAGAGAAGAACGAAAAAATTGAAGTGCAGAAGACGGGGGAAGATGATAACAACCCAGCATTTCATGAGAAGAAAGATTTTTTCAATGCTAAAATCTCTACTTTAAAGACGGAATCGCCTAAAGAAAAGAACGAGAAATCGGAAGTGAAGAAGATAGTCGATGATGATAACGCAACAGCATTTCATGAGAAGAAAGATTTTTTCAATGCTAAAATAAAGACTGAATCGCCCAAAGAAAAGAACGAGAAATCCGAAGTGAAGAAGATAGTCGATGATGATAATGCAACAGCATTTCATGAGAAGAAAGATTTTTTCAATGCTAAAATCGCTACCGTAAAGACTGAATCGCCCAAAGAAAAGAACGAGAAATCCGAAGTGAAGAAGGTAGTGGATGATGATAACGCAACAGCATTCCATGAGAAGAAAGATTTTTTCAATGCTAAAATCGCTACTGTAAAGACGGAATCGCCTAAAGAAAAGAACGAGAAAACCGAAGTAAAAAAGAtagttgatgatgataatgCAGCTGCAGTTCTTGAGAAGAAAGATTTTTTCAATGCTCAAATCACTAACTTGAAGACTGAATCTCCGAAAGATAAAATTGAGAAACCTGAGGTACAAAAAAGCGGTGATGATAACAACATTGTAGCATTTCATGAGCAGAAGGATTTTCCCAATGTTAAAGTTGCTACCTTAAAGATTGAATCACCCAGAGACAAGAGCCAAAAATCCGAAATACAGAAACAGATAAGTTCTTCTGTTCCACAACCATATGAGCAAACCACTGAAAGGCATGTCACACATACACAAACTATGGACTTGTCGCCAAAACCTAACGATTTAAACTTGTTGTCCCCAAAAATTACTGTTGTTATAGACTCACCTAATTCATCAAAAAATTCACAG CCAAACTCACCTTTTTCATCAAAGAAGGCATTGCTACGTGATGGAAAGAAACACCGTGATGATGAGGATAGTTCATCTTCTACATCACC TAACAGTGTGAAATCTACCGGATCTATGCGAACATTTAGATCAAAGGTAACCGTAGGCACAGCCCCTACATTTAAATGCCCAGAGCGTGCAGAGAAACGGAGGGAG TTTTATCAGAAGTTAGAGGAGAGACAACGAGCtcgtgaagaagaaagaaagcagTACGAGGCAAGGAAAAAGGCAA aggaagaggcagCTTTAAAGGAGTTGAGAAAGAAGTTGGTGATCAGAGCGAAACCAGTACCAAGCTTCTATTATGAGAACCCTCCCCCTAAGCGTGAACTCAAGAAG TCACCCCTGACTCGGCCAAAGTCACCAAACCTGACCAAAGTGTCAAGGAGACGGAGCTGCGGTGATGCTTTAACTGCACATCCAGAAATTTGTTCACGTGCAGCGCGTAGCATTGGTAGTAAGAGACCCATCACCAGACACAACAGCAATGACGCTGCTTccaaaattaactattaa
- the LOC107492029 gene encoding uncharacterized protein LOC107492029 yields MVNTSKLFPLFGLCPFPTQSSTMNAQTRNPRSKTRKKPSSYGASRRSALKKTFTQEQVTFTAPLSPDPLVAIIGGGISGLLCASFLEQRGVRSTVFDTGVHGLGGRLGTRVVDRNSLVFDHAAQFFTVNDSRFAELVHDWIDKGLVSEWKGPIGELQSGGNFVPFPSSPPRYIATHGMRSLADSLLAQARMVNVVRPCWVSKLEPFNGMWHLSENGKPCGQFDAIVIAHNGKCANRLLMTSGLPLIAKQMKRLELSSIWALLAAFEDPLPFWDATEVPFEGAFVRGVDSLSWMANNTKKLQNSHNGGPHCWTFLSTAAYGKQNKVPQENIPAATSSRVTAEMLESVEAALGLSKGSLPKLSYTRLQLWGAALPTNTPRIPCIFDPFGRAGICGDWLLGSNIESAVLSGIALANHIADYFQSTGADPAEFAVGLNQEFQPLEGHDIGQFPGLRSDDKIDEAQLYELAK; encoded by the exons ATGGTTAACACCTCCAAACTATTTCCCCTTTTTGGATTGTGTCCATTCCCAACTCAAAGCTCCACCATGAATGCCCAAACCCGAAACCCTCGCTCCAAAACCCGAAAGAAGCCATCGTCGTACGGCGCTTCTAGAAGATCAGCTCTCAAGAAAACCTTCACTCAGGAACAGGTCACCTTCACCGCCCCGCTCTCCCCCGACCCACTCGTCGCCATAATCGGCGGCGGCATCTCCGGCCTCCTCTGCGCCTCCTTCCTCGAACAACGCGGCGTTCGCTCCACCGTTTTCGACACC GGTGTTCATGGTCTTGGTGGAAGATTGGGAACGAGGGTTGTTGATCGTAATTCGTTGGTATTTGACCACGCTGCTCAGTTCTTCACTGTCAATGATTCTCGTTTCGCTGAGCTGGTTCATGATTGGATCGATAAGGGTCTTGTCTCAGAGTGGAAGGGTCCCATTGGAGAGCTTCAGAGCGGTGGCAACTTTGTTCCTTTCCCATCATCTCCTCCAAGATACATTGCCACTCATGGAATGCGTTCCCTTGCTGATTCTTTACTTGCTCAG GCTCGCATGGTTAATGTGGTGAGACCGTGCTGGGTCAGCAAGCTCGAGCCCTTCAATGGGATGTGGCACTTGAGTGAAAATGGGAAACCTTGTGGCCAGTTCGATGCTATTGTTATTGCACACAATG GAAAATGTGCGAATCGCTTGCTCATGACATCAGGGTTACCTTTAATTGCAAAACAAATGAAG AGATTGGAACTGAGTTCAATATGGGCCCTTCTAGCGGCATTTGAGGACCCTCTTCCTTTTTGGGATGCCACAGAAGTTCCTTTTGAAGGAGCTTTTGTGCGAGGAGTTGATTCATTGTCATGGATGGCCAATAATACAAAGAAACTACAGAATTCTCATAATGGTGGTCCTCACTGTTGGACCTTCCTGAGCACTGCTGCTTATGGAAAACAGAACAAGGTTCCTCAG GAAAACATCCCTGCTGCTACATCATCAAGGGTAACGGCAGAAATGCTAGAGAGTGTTGAGGCTGCTCTTGGACTATCAAAAGGGTCACTTCCAAAGCTGTCTTATACCAGGCTCCAATTATG GGGTGCAGCCCTCCCTACAAATACACCTCGAATTCCTTGCATCTTTGATCCCTTTGGAAGGGCTGGGATATGCGGTGATTGGCTGCTAGGTTCTAATATAGAGTCAGCAGTACTGAGTGGAATCGCTCTGGCTAACCAC ATTGCAGACTATTTTCAAAGCACTGGAGCTGATCCTGCAGAATTTGCAGTCGGTTTAAATCAAGAGTTCCAACCACTGGAAGGCCATGATATTGGACAATTCCCAGGTTTGCGGTCAGATGATAAGATAGATGAAGCACAATTATACGAACTTGCAAAATAG
- the LOC107492028 gene encoding receptor-like protein kinase ANXUR2 — protein sequence MQESAGLLLVISLVLSNAILHVWSQDTGALLLTCGDEAGAKDLDGRQWSPDEKYLSKGSNSIASRATYQDPSLISEVPYMTARVFESKSTYKFPIKPDKRYWLRLHFYPSFYGSHDCADSYFSVTANSITLLSNFSASITCLALSQAYIDREYSLAALGSDTLTLTFKPADKNGAFAFVNGIQLIQMPELFDSASMVGFDQTFDAKSMHVQTMFRLNVGGKYLSPTQDSGLTRIWYDDYPYIYGASTGITTSAPSDVKLNYQSMPEYTAPSDVYLTSRSMGTDKNVNMGYNLTWVFQIDPNSMYLVRLHFCDYFNKEVNDLAFNIFLNSQMAEAGIDVIAMVGGRGIPLYRDFVVYARDGADSDQLWVALHPNGITKPSYLDAILNGLEIFKLSDTDLSGPNPTPSDRFNRESEEKFESHKPYNKTVVIGGAAGGAAGFALVAAICLAVHKKKKYAGQHTHSSWLPIHGNSSGASKSSMSASSIGSSNVTAMAQGLCRYFTLQEMKHATKNFDEANVIGVGGFGKVYKGVIDNGMKVAIKRSNPESEQGVNEFQTEIEMLSKLRHKHLVSLIGFCEDNDEMCLVYDYMALGTFRDHLYKGNKRLGTLSWKQRLEICIGAARGLHYLHTGAKYTIIHRDVKTTNILLDENWAAKVSDFGLSKTGPNMNNGHVSTVVKGSFGYLDPEYFRRQQLTEKSDVYSFGVVLFEALCARPVLNPNLPKEQVSLAEWALLCKRRGTLEEIIDPSLKGKINPESLKKFVDTAEKCLSDIGVERPTMNDLLWNLEFALTLQESGSTHSSVSHSGESELEEISLDDKDTASHNKSQSLGVQNELSQRQQQDSTSDNTGAIYSQFVNLNGR from the coding sequence ATGCAAGAAAGTGCAGGTCTCTTGCTTGttatttctcttgttctgtCCAATGCCATTCTTCACGTATGGAGCCAGGACACAGGGGCATTACTCTTGACTTGTGGCGATGAAGCCGGTGCCAAAGATCTTGATGGAAGGCAATGGAGCCCTGATGAGAAGTACTTATCAAAAGGAAGCAATTCCATAGCATCCAGAGCCACCTATCAAGACCCTTCTCTAATCTCAGAAGTTCCATACATGACTGCAAGAGTTTTCGAATCCAAGTCAACATACAAATTCCCTATCAAACCTGACAAGCGCTATTGGCTGAGGCTGCATTTCTATCCTTCTTTCTATGGAAGCCATGACTGCGCAGATTCATATTTCTCTGTCACAGCAAATTCCATCACACTCCTCAGCAATTTCAGCGCCTCAATCACTTGCCTTGCTCTCTCACAGGCTTACATTGATAGGGAGTATTCCCTTGCAGCTCTGGGTTCTGACACCTTGACTCTCACTTTCAAGCCTGCTGACAAGAATGGTGCTTTTGCTTTTGTCAATGGCATTCAACTGATCCAAATGCCAGAGCTTTTTGATTCTGCTTCTATGGTTGGTTTCGACCAAACATTCGATGCTAAGAGCATGCACGTGCAAACAATGTTCAGATTAAACGTTGGTGGAAAATACCTCTCTCCTACACAAGATTCTGGCCTTACAAGGATTTGGTACGATGATTATCCTTACATCTATGGTGCATCCACTGGAATCACCACAAGTGCTCCCAGTGATGTGAAACTCAACTACCAAAGCATGCCAGAGTACACTGCTCCTTCTGATGTCTACCTCACATCAAGATCAATGGGTACTGACAAGAATGTCAATATGGGCTATAACCTCACATGGGTTTTCCAAATTGATCCCAACTCCATGTACCTTGTTAGGCTGCATTTCTGTGATTACTTTAACAAGGAAGTCAATGACCTTGCTTTCAATATCTTCCTTAACAGCCAAATGGCAGAAGCTGGAATTGATGTGATTGCAATGGTAGGAGGCAGAGGAATCCCATTATATAGAGACTTTGTGGTTTATGCTAGAGATGGGGCTGATAGTGACCAACTTTGGGTTGCTCTTCACCCAAATGGTATTACAAAGCCCTCTTACCTTGATGCCATACTTAATGGTCTCGAGATTTTCAAGCTCAGTGACACAGACTTGTCTGGCCCCAATCCTACGCCTTCAGACAGGTTCAATCGTGAAAGCGAAGAGAAGTTTGAAAGCCACAAACCATACAATAAGACCGTTGTTATAGGTGGCGCTGCGGGTGGTGCCGCTGGTTTTGCCTTGGTGGCTGCCATATGTCTTGCTGTccataagaagaagaaatatgCCGGACAACACACGCATTCAAGCTGGCTCCCCATACATGGCAACTCATCAGGAGCCAGCAAATCCTCCATGTCTGCTAGTAGCATCGGTAGCTCCAACGTCACTGCCATGGCTCAAGGTCTTTGCCGCTATTTCACCTTGCAGGAGATGAAGCATGCAACGAAGAACTTCGATGAGGCCAATGTTATTGGTGTTGGAGGATTTGGAAAGGTCTACAAGGGTGTCATTGATAATGGAATGAAAGTGGCCATCAAGAGATCAAATCCAGAATCTGAGCAAGGAGTTAATGAGTTCCAGACTGAGATTGAGATGCTTTCCAAGCTGAGACATAAGCATTTGGTGTCACTGATTGGTTTTTGCGAGGACAATGATGAGATGTGCCTGGTTTATGACTACATGGCTCTGGGAACATTCAGGGACCATCTCTACAAGGGAAACAAACGTCTAGGTACTCTTTCATGGAAGCAAAGATTGGAGATCTGCATTGGAGCAGCAAGGGGGCTTCACTACCTTCACACTGGAGCTAAGTACACCATCATTCATAGAGATGTCAAGACAACTAACATTCTCTTGGATGAAAACTGGGCTGCAAAGGTTTCGGATTTCGGGTTGTCAAAAACAGGTCCAAACATGAACAACGGCCATGTGAGTACTGTGGTGAAGGGAAGTTTCGGCTACTTGGATCCTGAATACTTCAGAAGGCAGCAACTGACCGAGAAATCTGATGTGTACTCATTTGGGGTTGTTCTGTTTGAAGCTCTATGTGCTAGGCCTGTTTTGAATCCTAATCTTCCAAAGGAACAGGTTAGTCTTGCAGAATGGGCACTACTATGCAAAAGAAGGGGAACACTAGAGGAGATCATTGATCCTTCTTTAAAGGGAAAGATCAACCCAGAAAGCTTGAAGAAGTTTGTAGACACTGCTGAGAAGTGCTTGTCTGACATTGGAGTCGAACGTCCTACCATGAACGATCTGTTATGGAATCTTGAATTTGCTCTCACCCTGCAAGAGAGTGGTTCAACTCACTCTTCAGTGTCACACAGCGGAGAAAGTGAGCTTGAAGAAATAAGTTTAGACGACAAAGACACAGCAAGCCATAATAAGAGCCAGAGCCTTGGGGTTCAGAATGAGCTTAGCCAGCGGCAGCAGCAGGATTCTACCAGTGATAATACAGGTGCCATCTACTCACAATTTGTCAACCTCAATGGGAGATGA
- the LOC107492033 gene encoding uncharacterized protein LOC107492033: MAVTMYRPLFVSTGREEEELQGNVTYLISPSSSSGESLSEEDKLQLLQDLPVAAAAAAAWKKRKRTMSKQLSMIKTECESETPRDIAWERRRRQIQTQEQRRNSSGSMHDVDEVTDEDLNELKGSIELGFGFNEEDGQTLCNTLPALDLYFAVNRQVSGSTASTPRSICCHSRRSSFGSPGVPVDSDSWKICNPGDDPKHVKTKLRHWAQAVACSVIMQTH, from the exons ATGGCGGTAACCATGTATAGGCCTTTGTTTGTATCAACtggaagggaagaagaagagctTCAAGGAAACGTTACCTACTTAATATCGCCATCTTCTTCGTCGGGCGAGTCATTATCGGAGGAGGACAAATTGCAATTGCTGCAAGATTTGCCGGTGGCGGCAGCAGCGGCGGCCGcgtggaagaagaggaagcggACGATGTCGAAGCAGCTGTCGATGATTAAGACGGAATGCGAATCGGAGACGCCGCGGGACATAGCGTGGGAGAGGCGGCGAAGGCAGATTCAGACGCAAGAGCAGAGGCGGAACAGTAGCGGCAGCATGCACGACGTGGACGAGGTGACGGACGAGGACCTTAATGAGCTGAAAGGCTCCATTGAATTAGGGTTTGGATTCAACGAAGAAGATGGCCAGACACTTTGCAACACGTTGCCGGCTCTAGATCTTTATTTCGCCGTGAACCGCCAAGTTTCCGGTAGCACGGCGTCAACCCCTCGGAGCATCTGCTGCCATAGTCGTCGCTCTTCCTTTGGCAGCCCCGGCGTCCCTGTTGATTCCGATTCTTGGAAGATTTGTAATCCag GGGATGACCCTAAACACGTGAAGACAAAGTTAAGGCATTGGGCTCAAGCGGTTGCTTGTTCTGTTATAATGCAAACTCATTAA